The window TGTTCATGAGCGAGTTCCCCCATGTCGTGTGGCGTTGGATCGAAAGTGCGTCGCGGTGTACGGGGCGGCCCCTCGACCCCTGGTGAGGGCGGCTCCGGCGACACCCAGAGCTTCGGCGGCCCGCCGGACCCACCACAACGGCCGGCGGCCCACCCGCAACGGTGGAACCGTCCCAGGCCCGCTGACCTCTCCTCTTGGAGAGTGCCTGGGATGCCGTCCTGGGATGCGAGGCAGGAGGAACCGGTGTCGTCCCAGGACGAGGTGGAGGAGTTCGCGGCGCTGCTACGGCGCCTGAAGGCCCGTACGGACCGCAGCTACGCGGCGCTCGCGCGCCACCTGAACATGAACGCCTCGACGCTGCACCGGTACTGCTCGGGCGAGGCCGTGCCGCACGGCTTCGCGACCGTGGAACGTATCGCCGCGCTGTGCGAGGCCACCCGGGCCGAACGGGTCGAGCTGCACCGGCGGTGGGTCCTGGCCGTGGCGGCCCGACAGCGGTCCCGGACGACGCCCGCCCCGGCCGCACCGGCCGCCGCCGAGCCCGCCGCGGCTCCAGCCGAAGCGGGAGCCCGAGCCGAAGTCGAAGCCGAAGCCGAAGCCGAAGCCGAAGTCGAAGTCGAAGTCGTTGAGATCGTGTCCGGGGGCGGGGGCGGGGCACCCCCGGCCCCCGTCTCCACGACGACCGCCGGCACCCCGCCCGTGGCAGCCACGGCATCGGGCCGCGTACCGCGACAGCCCTGGTACAGGCACCGCATCGCGCTCGCCGCCGCTGTCGTGGCCGCGCTGACAGCCGCCCTGGCCGGCCTGTCCGCCCTGACGTCCGCCACGACGACCGCGAAGACGGCGGGCACCCGGCACGGCTCCCCCACACCGTCCGCGCCCGCCTCCCCCGCACGCGGCCTGCCGTCCCACACCCCCGCACCGAAGGCGTCCACCGCGGCCGACCGCTCGCCGACCCCGTCCACGAGCCCACCCGTGAGCCCCTCCGCGGACTCCCCCGCCAAGAAGGCCGTCTCCGCCGCCCCGCCCCTCACCTGGACCGTGAACTCACAGCTCTGGGCGACCGGTTGCGACCACGACTACGTCATCGACAAGGCACCCCGCCAGGTGCCCCCGCCCCCGCTGCCGCAGGACGCCGCCCCATGGGCGCGTTCGCAGGGCGCGGTGCACGGCGGCCAGACACTCGTGGACATCGCCGTGCAGGGGCGGACGGACACCGCCGTCGTCCTGGAGGCCCTGCGCGTCCGCGTCGTGGGCCGGGCGGCCCCGATGAAGGGCACCGTCTACTTCACGGGCCAGGGCTGCGGCGGCGACCTGGACCCCCGCTCGTTCGCGGTGGACCTGGACATGGACCGCCCGGTCGCCCGCCCGGCCCAGGGCCCCGAGGGCGGAGCGGGCACCCCGGCCACCCGCATGCCCTACCAGGTGTCCGCGAAGGCTCCCGAGGTCCTGATGATCGACGCCCGCACCGTCGACTGCGACTGCCGCTGGTACCTGGAACTCGACTGGTCCTCCGAGGGCCGCACAGGCACCGCACGCATCGACGACCACGGCACCCCGTTCCGCACCACCGGCATCGAGGGCCTGCCCCAGTACTGGTACGCGAACAACGGCTGGACCCCCACGACCTGAACCACAACAAAAACCCCAGGTAGGACGAAATCCGACCTGGGGCATCAAGAGAGCCCCCTGTCGGATTCGAACCGACGACCTACGCATTACAAGGGCTGGTGGGGTTGTGATGGCGGGTGTCGCTTGATCGCACCAAATCCCGTTTTCCCTGATCAGCGGCTTGCAAGCAGCTCCGCGCCTACCGCTGCATCCATATGTTGCCGCGCCGTCCGCTCACGCATTGCTCACGCATCACCTGCCCAACGCCTGCGGCGCGGGGACGGCGGACACTGATCCGCACCGACTCCGCCGGCGGTTCATAGTCCTCGAAGGACACAAACCGCAACGGCTCGTCCTCCGGATCCTGCTCCATCTCGGCGTTCACGTGGACCCGGCGGGGGCCGGCCGGTGTCATCACCGCCTTGTCGACGTACCGGAATGGCGCGCGCTTCAGCAGCCCCGCATCCAGTGACCACGCCACCCACTTGTCCAGCGCCGCCACCGACCGGTTCCACGTCCCCACCGAGACAGCACCCGGCCCGCCACACCACAACCGCACCCGTTTATAAGCCCGCAGATCGTCGCCGTCGCACACCCAAATCGGCTTGCCGTGCCGCGAGGTCTCCAGGAACCGGACGCAAAGCATCACGTCCCGGGCGTATCCCAGAACGCTGTTCTCGGCACGCACACCCCAACTCGGCAGCTCACGCAGAAAGCGGTTCAGTTGCAGGTCGTACGACCCGTCCCCTGCCAAAATGAACGGCTGACCCTCGCGGACACCTACACGGCCCAGCACAGCCACCGGGCCAGCAGGACCCAGACAGCTCTCCGAACG is drawn from Streptomyces bottropensis ATCC 25435 and contains these coding sequences:
- a CDS encoding helix-turn-helix domain-containing protein; translation: MSSQDEVEEFAALLRRLKARTDRSYAALARHLNMNASTLHRYCSGEAVPHGFATVERIAALCEATRAERVELHRRWVLAVAARQRSRTTPAPAAPAAAEPAAAPAEAGARAEVEAEAEAEAEVEVEVVEIVSGGGGGAPPAPVSTTTAGTPPVAATASGRVPRQPWYRHRIALAAAVVAALTAALAGLSALTSATTTAKTAGTRHGSPTPSAPASPARGLPSHTPAPKASTAADRSPTPSTSPPVSPSADSPAKKAVSAAPPLTWTVNSQLWATGCDHDYVIDKAPRQVPPPPLPQDAAPWARSQGAVHGGQTLVDIAVQGRTDTAVVLEALRVRVVGRAAPMKGTVYFTGQGCGGDLDPRSFAVDLDMDRPVARPAQGPEGGAGTPATRMPYQVSAKAPEVLMIDARTVDCDCRWYLELDWSSEGRTGTARIDDHGTPFRTTGIEGLPQYWYANNGWTPTT
- a CDS encoding site-specific integrase, producing the protein MIADLCTTSQARSESCLGPAGPVAVLGRVGVREGQPFILAGDGSYDLQLNRFLRELPSWGVRAENSVLGYARDVMLCVRFLETSRHGKPIWVCDGDDLRAYKRVRLWCGGPGAVSVGTWNRSVAALDKWVAWSLDAGLLKRAPFRYVDKAVMTPAGPRRVHVNAEMEQDPEDEPLRFVSFEDYEPPAESVRISVRRPRAAGVGQVMREQCVSGRRGNIWMQR